A window of Candidatus Cybelea sp. genomic DNA:
AAATTGCGATCTCGAACGCGCCGAGCTTCACGTAGAACTCGGCGGCGTTCATCTCCACGACCATCAGTGCCGGCATTAACCCGCACTCTTCACAGATCTGCGCCGCGCGCTCCATGATCGGCAGCGCCTCGAGAAAGTTCGGCTGCCACTGAAGCGGCCACGTGCTCTGCCCAAGTGCATCGGCCTCGCAACGGCGATCGCCGGCCTGCACCGTAAGGCCGACCCAGCGCTCGGCCCACTTCGTCGCGGCCTCGAGATCGAGAAGATCCATCGCGTTGGCGTGCAGCTGGGAAATCGCGCGTTCGCAAATCGCATAGTCTCCAAGCTGTTCGGCCATCTCGAGGGCCTCGAGCCCGATGCGCTGTGCCTCTTCGGCGTTGCCGCAGATCAGCGTCAGATGCACCATCTCCGCGAGCGCCTTAGCAACGCCGGTAGTATCGCCGCTCTTTCGGTAGCCGTCGAGCGCGCGTTGGGCGAGCGCCACGCCTTGGCTGGCTGGAAGTCCGAGCGGATAAAACATACTCTCGAGAAGATCCGCTTCAGCCTGCCAGCGAACGCTGCCGCTGCGCGCTGCGCGCCGGCGCAGCGCGGCGAGCGGCTCGTACACCTCGTCCCGACCGGTGTAATCGTTGAACGCCAGCCGCGATCGCCGAAACAGTACCCGGCAGCGGAGCTCTTCATCGTCAAACTGCTCGGCGATTGCCGTCAGCGCCTCGAGGTCGGCACGTTCTTCGGCCACGTTGCTCGCGCGTTCGTCGATGCGCTGTCGCTCCAGCCACAATTTTGCGAGCGTCGCGCGATCGCTCGCGAGGCCGAGTCCGCGATCGACCTGCCGTCGCGCATCTTCCGGCGCGCCGAGATCGAGCGCGTACGCCGCCGCAACCGCGTATTCGGCCGCCGCTTCGTCGAACGACTCCGCTGCTTCGAGCAGCCCTGCGATCTGCGACGCAAACTCACGATTCCGTTCGGGATACAGCTCACGCAGCGCCCGCGCCAGACGCCGGCTTCGCTCGCGCAGACGCGCCGGTTCAGCCATCGCGGCGATCGCCTCTTGCACGAGCTGGTGGCCGAACGCATACGGCAGCATGCCGCGTCCAGCCGTTTCCTGTACGAGGCGGCGATCGAGCAGTTCGTCGAGGGCGCGCTCCACGATTGCATCTCCGTAGCCGGTAACGTCCCGCACGAGTTCGGCGGAGAAACGCTGGCCGGCTAGCGCCGCCACCTCTGCGACGGTCTGCGTTTGCGCGGAGAGCGCGCCGACGCGCGACTCGACCAGGGATGCGACGGTTGCCGGCACGGCTTCCTCCGCCGACGGCGCCTCGAGCAGTTGCGTGAGAAAGAGCGGATTGCCGTTCGAGCGCCGGTGCAGCGTCGCCGCAAACGCCGCGACGCGCTCGCCCCACGGAGTCCCCGAAATCCGGACGATTCGCTCGACGACCTCGCCGTCAAACGGCGATATCGAGAGTGAAACCGCGCTTCCTTCGAGCGTGGCCTCGCGCGCGAGGCGCCTCAGCGGATGGCGCGCGAGCGCCTCGTTGTCGCGAAACGTCGCGAGCAACAGGATGCGCGCGCCCGAGAGGCGCTGCAGCAAAAACGCGAGCGCGTCGAAGGTGATCTGATTCGCCCAGTGGAGATCTTCGAGCACGACGAGCAGCGGCCGCGGCCGTGCGAGCGCGGCGAAGGCCCGCCCAAGCCCCTCGAAAAGGCGCCGCCGCTGATCGCCGAAACGGATCGTCGGAAGCTCCGGAAGCGGCCCGACTCGTAGTGCGAGCTCGGGCAGTACGCTCGCCAGGGCCGAGAACCACGTCGGACCGATGTCGGTGGCCGCGACGAGCGGGAGCTGCTCGCGCAACGCGTCGACCAAGCACTGGTAGGGAAATGCCTCGGGGAAGCCCGTGGCGCCGTAGAGCGCGCGGCCCCCCGACTCTTCGACCGTTGCCATGAACTCGCGCACCAGTCGGGATTTGCCGATGCCCGGCTCGCCGCCGATGAAAACGATGCCGCCGCGCTGCATTTTCGCGCGGCTCCAGGCCTCGTTGAGGCGTTCGATCTCACGTTCGCGCCCGACGAACGGCAGCAGACGATGGCGATCCGGCGCGCGCGCCGCGGCGTGCGCTTCGCCGCCGTCCTCGCCGGCGATGTCTCCCTGCACGACGCGCTCCGCCAGTGCGACCGTCTCGGGCATCGGGTCGACGCCCATCTCTTCGCGCAGCCGCGATCCGAATGCACGGTACTCGCTAATCGCGCCCGCGGCGTCGCCCGACTCGTAGCGTAAGGCAATGATTCGCCGAACGATATCCTCACGCCAGGGGTCGGCCTCGAGGATTTTCCGCGCGACCTCGATTGCGCGTGCGAGGTCGCCGCTTTTGCGTAACGCCGAAACGAGCTGCGTAAGCGTGGTGAGATAGACGTTGCGGAAACGCTCGCGAAAACCGTATAGCCACTCGTCGTACAGCTCCGGCAGCAGATCACCGCGATAGAGCGCGACGGCCTCCTCGAGACGCCGCGGGTCGTTTGCCGCCGCAGTGAAGGCGTCGACGTCGAGCCATAGGTCGACCTCTGCGTTCCACCACACCTCTTCGGCGTTGGTGCCGACGAAATCGCTTCCCGGCTGCGGCAAGACGCGCAGAAGATCGCTGATCGTCGAGCGTAGGCGGGATCGCGCGACCCCTTCCTCCTCGTCGGGCCAAATCAGAAACGCCGCGTAGTCGCGCGAGACGGCCGCCGTGCGGTGCATGACGAGGTAGGCCAGAAGCTGCAGCGTCTTGCGCGGCGTCGCTAGTCGAAACGGCTCGCCGTCGACCGTGATCGCCACTTGCCCCAACAGCCGAACTTCGAGCGTCCGGCGTTGCGTCGACTGCACAGTCTTGCTCGTCGGGGCGACTTCTATTCGTCGTCTCGCGTTTCCCGGGGAAGCTGCGTTTGCGCAGCGTTTCCCAGGCGCAAGGCGATGAAATCCCATAAGTCGCGCAGCTTCCCCGAGGCGATTCCGAGCGCGCTCGATACCTCGTAGACGCTTCCCCGCCACCCGCTCTCGGATGCCGATGGTTCGCGCCAGAAGCGCAACACGAAGCGATGGTCTTCACGCTCAGTCTCCGGGTCGATGCGCACGCTGCTCCTCCGATCGTTATAGAGAAATTAAAGGGCCCGCCGGATGAAGCGAGCCCTGCGGTGAGCGATCGTCGATTACGTGTCGATCATGGCGAAGTGGAACGCGTTATCTTGCAGCGAGCCGCCGCTGCGCTCGTACAGACGGATCTGCGCCTTGACCGCGCCGTTGTTGCCGCACGTAATGTAGTCGTATACGTTGGGAATGGCGAGGTGCCCGTTGAGACCGGACGTCGTTACGACGATCGCGGGGCAGTTGTCAAAGAAGCCGGCCGGGACGGAGAGCGTGTATTCGCCGGTGCCGTCGTGACTGACCGCGTATCCGGTGCCGGAGACGATCGATCCGCTCGAGTTCACGATGCCGGCTTTGATGGCCGTCTTTTTCTTGTGGTCGGGTTGAACGAACGTTTGGGCCGGTCCGAAGACGCGGGGCGGTGCAACGGGGCGTGCGAGCCCCATGGCGGTGCTTCCGAGGATCGCCGAAGCGGTAAGAGCGATGAGCGATTTGCTGAGCACGGGTTTTCTCCATTCTAATGTGCCGCGGGTGCGGCGGTGGCAGTTGTATGAATGGAGGGTAACAGCGGGTGCGTCCGCAGACGTCCGGCTACTGCGCGATCAGCGTGGCATAGGTGCGGCTCGAGTCCGTCGGCAGGCGTTTGAGGCCGGGATCGTGGTCGAGATCGACGTGGTAGAG
This region includes:
- a CDS encoding AAA family ATPase, with the protein product MQSTQRRTLEVRLLGQVAITVDGEPFRLATPRKTLQLLAYLVMHRTAAVSRDYAAFLIWPDEEEGVARSRLRSTISDLLRVLPQPGSDFVGTNAEEVWWNAEVDLWLDVDAFTAAANDPRRLEEAVALYRGDLLPELYDEWLYGFRERFRNVYLTTLTQLVSALRKSGDLARAIEVARKILEADPWREDIVRRIIALRYESGDAAGAISEYRAFGSRLREEMGVDPMPETVALAERVVQGDIAGEDGGEAHAAARAPDRHRLLPFVGREREIERLNEAWSRAKMQRGGIVFIGGEPGIGKSRLVREFMATVEESGGRALYGATGFPEAFPYQCLVDALREQLPLVAATDIGPTWFSALASVLPELALRVGPLPELPTIRFGDQRRRLFEGLGRAFAALARPRPLLVVLEDLHWANQITFDALAFLLQRLSGARILLLATFRDNEALARHPLRRLAREATLEGSAVSLSISPFDGEVVERIVRISGTPWGERVAAFAATLHRRSNGNPLFLTQLLEAPSAEEAVPATVASLVESRVGALSAQTQTVAEVAALAGQRFSAELVRDVTGYGDAIVERALDELLDRRLVQETAGRGMLPYAFGHQLVQEAIAAMAEPARLRERSRRLARALRELYPERNREFASQIAGLLEAAESFDEAAAEYAVAAAYALDLGAPEDARRQVDRGLGLASDRATLAKLWLERQRIDERASNVAEERADLEALTAIAEQFDDEELRCRVLFRRSRLAFNDYTGRDEVYEPLAALRRRAARSGSVRWQAEADLLESMFYPLGLPASQGVALAQRALDGYRKSGDTTGVAKALAEMVHLTLICGNAEEAQRIGLEALEMAEQLGDYAICERAISQLHANAMDLLDLEAATKWAERWVGLTVQAGDRRCEADALGQSTWPLQWQPNFLEALPIMERAAQICEECGLMPALMVVEMNAAEFYVKLGAFEIAISKIERAARAYAGVAPVFTEKARSNLIIPFTHSGRAAEAVTLGREGLSATQQSENVFGHEERLGNLAEAEYVTGDLRAAIERLEGAAKLRQATSPAQAAARYGALLAAFYAQSGDFVSARAHAMTVPTIEPGRSVGLLWPQRSAWCAAFAYHACGEGAAARDWLGRAYALYEEHLPHLDDEQRNVFAGLSWHRAMRAAKAGSWPSEVWPV